A genome region from Oncorhynchus gorbuscha isolate QuinsamMale2020 ecotype Even-year linkage group LG26, OgorEven_v1.0, whole genome shotgun sequence includes the following:
- the LOC124016290 gene encoding GTPase IMAP family member 4-like translates to MKNPSERTLVVIGNLGAISWAALEGGEEKPLGTTRLWVTTGTISGRPLSVVNMPGAVTTTQSQGVLQDWAMECLSLSECSKGIHSFLLVAPLGRLTEQERRGAQCIRRMFGERAHGFTQVLFTYELEQKDSLEDLLKEREAKRLIEECGGRFHVCPKSIGEELEVTGLLGKVDSILDQGTDPCYTVEMHQEAQPLLVEFREQLKGLLDGFIRLKERINEREIMQVNVENLEHRIFREKLARLQDELLLKQMEKERDSGMEDEALSFIYELDRLVDKLALKRVRAVEEDHKSREDVQRFREELGRMVDEMVTNQKHKHRQMCREKGEEEWELQNFREQLERLENNMKKTEKRGDRKETGGKEFVKGTGKRREGRSL, encoded by the exons ATGAAAAACCCATCTG AACGTACATTGGTTGTCATCGGCAACCTTGGAGCTATATCATGGGCTGCCCTGGAAGGAGGCGAAGAGAAGCCCCTGGGGACCACCAGACTCTGGGTTACTACAGGCACCATCTCAGGACGCCCCCTCTCTGTGGTAAACATGCCTGGTGCAGTAACCACCACCCAGAGCCAGGGGGTGCTACAG GACTGGGCTATGgagtgtctgtccctgtctgagtGTTCCAAGGGGATCCACTCTTTCCTCCTGGTGGCGCCGTTGGGTCGTCTCAcagagcaggagagaagaggggctCAATGCATCCGAAGGATGTTCGGAGAGAGGGCCCATGGCTTCACTCAGGTCCTCTTTACCTACGAGCTGGAGCAGAAGGATAGTCTTGAGGAtctactgaaggagagagaggccaaGAGGCTGATTGAGGAGTGCGGGGGACGTTTTCACGTCTGCCCAAAGAGCATTGGTGAAGAGCTGGAAGTCACAGGGTTACTGGGGAAGGTCGACTCCATTTTGGATCAGGGCACAGACCCCTGCTACACCGTGGAGATGCACCAAGAAGCTCAACCGCTATTGGTGGAGTTTAGGGAGCAGCTTAAGGGCCTATTGGATGGCTTTATCAGACTTAAGGAAAGGATCAATGAAAGGGAGATAATGCAAGTGAATGTGGAGAATTTGGAACACAGGATCTTCAGAGAGAAGCTAGCGAGGCTTCAAGATGAGCTCTTGTTGAAGcagatggagaaagaaagagacagtggcaTGGAGGACGAGGCGCTAAGCTTTATATATGAGTTGGACAGGTTAGTTGACAAGCTTGCCCTAAAAAGAGTGAGAGCAGTCGAGGAGGACCATAAGAGCAGAGAGGACGTGCAGAGGTTTAGGGAGGAGTTGGGGAGGATGGTGGATGAAATGGTTACCAATCAGAAACACAAGCATAGACAGATGTGtcgggagaagggagaagaagagTGGGAGCTTCAGAACTTCAGGGAACAGCTAGAAAGACTGGAAAACAACATgaaaaagacagagaagagaggggacaggaaaGAGACGGGAGGGAAGGAGTTTGTGAAGGGGACAGGAAAGAGACGGGAGGGAAGGAGTTTGTGA
- the dnaja3b gene encoding dnaJ heat shock protein family (Hsp40) member A3b, with the protein MASLQRVAICNARLLNSVGLSSGHRRAWSLLASARHGETCATAILGIQRCRIGGDFGCLRPENAVTLRLTGLRSPHVVSSSHSFHTSCSSANKQDLYDVLGVPRTATQKEIKKAYYQMAKKYHPDTNQDDPQAKEKFAKLAEAYEVLSDEVKRKQYDTYGAAGFDPSQTGGGAGGQQYWRAGGASVDPEEMFRKIFGEFTGAQGFGDFNSMFEQRPEFVMELTFTQAAKGVNKEMTVNLDDACQRCDGKGSEPGTKVQHCHYCNGTGMESINTGPFMMRSTCRRCGGRGSIVTTPCVMCRGSGQTKQRQTVTVPVPAGVDNGQTVRMPVGKKEVHITFRVQRSPVFRRDGINIHSDVHISVAQAILGGSARAQGLYNTIDIQIPPGCQADQKIRLQGKGIQRMNSYSYGDHYVHIKIRVPKKLTRRQRSLLLSYAEEETDVEGTVNGVTAAATGGGRSGQSSESGAGQGRTEGQEKKKEEEEEDGILSKIKKMFS; encoded by the exons ATGGCGTCCTTGCAAAGAGTGGCTATCTGCAATGCACGTTTACTCAACTCTGTAGGACTGTCTTCTGGCCACCGTCGGGCTTGGTCGCTGCTTGCCTCGGCTAGACATGGAGAAACCTGTGCCACGGCGATCTTGGGGATACAACGGTGCAGGATAGGGGGCGACTTTGGCTGTTTGAGACCTGAAAATGCAGTGACATTGAGACTCACAG GACTGAGGTCCCCCCATGTTGTCAGCAGTAGTCACTCCTTCCACACCAGCTGCTCCTCAGCTAACAAACAGGACTTGTATGATGTTCTGGGGGTGCCTCGCACAGCCACTCAGAAAGAGATCAAGAAAGCCTACTATCAG ATGGCTAAGAAGTACCACCCAGACACCAACCAGGATGACCCTCAGGCCAAGGAGAAGTTTGCCAAGCTGGCAGAAGCCTACGAG GTGCTGAGTGACGAGGTCAAGAGGAAGCAGTATGACACGTACGGAGCGGCAGGCTTCGACCCCAGCCAGACGGGAGGGGGGGCCGGGGGACAGCAGTACTGGAGGGCCGGGGGGGCCAGCGTCGACCCAGAGGAAATGTTCAGGAAGATCTTCGGGGAGTTCACAGGAGCGCAGGGTTTCGGAGACTTCAACAGCATGTTTGAACAGAGGCCAGAG tttgTGATGGAGCTGACGTTCACCCAGGCAGCTAAGGGAGTGAACAAGGAGATGACAGTGAACCTGGACGATGCCTGTCAGAGATGTGACGGTAAAGGTAGCGAGCCAGGAACCAAGGTCCAGCactgtcactactgtaacggcaccggcatg GAGTCTATAAACACCGGTCCCTTCATGATGCGCTCAACGTGTCGACGCTGTGGTGGGCGGGGCTCCATCGTGACCACGCCCTGTGTGATGTGTCGCGGCTCGGGGCAGACCAAACAGAGACAGACCGTCACCGTGCCTGTACccgcag GAGTAGACAATGGACAGACTGTACGAATGCCAGTGGGGAAGAAGGAAGTCCACATCACATTTAGA gtCCAGAGGAGTCCAGTGTTCAGACGTGATGGGATCAACATCCACTCTGATGTCCACATCTCTGTAGCCCAGGCTATTCTGGGGGGCTCTGCTAGAGCACAGGGACTCTACAACACCATAGATATACAG ATCCCTCCAGGTTGCCAGGCCGACCAGAAGATCCGTCTTCAGGGAAAGGGGATCCAGAGGATGAACAGCTATAGTTATGGAGATCACTACGTTCACATCAAGATCAGAGTACCTAA GAAGTTAACCCGTCGACAGCGCTCCCTGCTGCTGAGTTATGCAGAGGAGGAGACTGACGTGGAGGGGACTGTCAACGGAGTCACTGCTGCTGCCACAG gtgggggCAGGAGTGGTCAGAGCTCTGAGTCTGGGGCAGGACAGGGCAGAACAGAGGGgcaggagaagaagaaagaagaagaagaggaggacggCATCCTTtccaaaataaagaaaatgttTAGCTGA